The following coding sequences are from one Triticum aestivum cultivar Chinese Spring chromosome 5A, IWGSC CS RefSeq v2.1, whole genome shotgun sequence window:
- the LOC123103902 gene encoding vacuolar-processing enzyme translates to MARLSCSPLLLLLLVLSSQLALLVAGEFLRLPSEKDVVGTRWAVLIAGSNGYYNYRHQADVCHAYQIMKKGGLKDENIIVFMYDDIAGSRDNPRPGVIINHPQGGDVYAGVPKDYTGADVNANNFLAALLGDKSKLTGSGSGKVVTSGPDDHIFVYYADHGGPGILGMPGDEEYLYANDLVRTLEKKHAGGAGYKSLVFYLEACESGSIFEGLLPGNISVYATTAANAEESSWGTYCPGDDEGAPPPEYDTCLGDLYSVAWMEDSDAHNLNAESLKLQYERVRDRTSAGGTYSLGSHVMQYGDLGLNDQSLFVYIGTNPANDNASFVQGSSSRRLPGGGVNQRDADLVHFWHKYRRSAEGSAEKGEARRRLVETMARRSRVDSSVELIGGLLFGSEEGAKVLDAVRPAGQPVVDDWDCLKSVVRTFQERCGPLTQYGMKHMRSLANLCNAGVREEAMDKAAAQACAANPSSLF, encoded by the exons ATGGCTCGCCTTTCCTGctcacccctcctcctcctcctcctcgtcttgtCGTCGCAGCTCGCCCTGCTCGTCGCCGGCGAGTTCCTCCGCCTGCCGTCCGAGAAGGACGTCGTCGGGACGAGATGGGCCGTCCTCATCGCCGGCTCCAACGGCTACTACAACTACCGCCACCAG GCGGACGTGTGCCACGCGTACCAAATCATGAAGAAGGGCGGGCTCAAGGACGAGAACATCATCGTCTTCATGTACGACGACATCGCCGGCAGCCGCGACAACCCCAGGCCCGGGGTCATCATCAACCACCCCCAAGGCGGCGACGTCTACGCCGGAGTCCCCAAGGACTACACGGGGGCGGACGTGAACGCCAACAACTTCCTCGCCGCCCTGCTCGGCGACAAGTCCAAGCTcaccggcagcggcagcggcaaggtCGTCACCAGCGGCCCGGACGACCACATCTTCGTCTACTACGCCGATCACGGCGGCCCAGGGATCCTCG GGATGCCGGGCGACGAGGAGTACCTGTACGCGAACGACCTGGTGCGGACGCTGGAGAAGAAGCACGCCGGCGGGGCCGGGTACAAGAGCCTCGTCTTCTACCTGGAGGCCTGCGAGTCCGGGAGCATCTTCGAGGGCCTCCTCCCGGGCAACATCAGCGTGTACGCCACCACGGCGGCCAACGCGGAGGAGAGCAGCTGGGGCACCTACTGCCCTGGCGACGACGAGGGCGCCCCGCCGCCGGAGTACGACACCTGCCTCGGCGACCTCTACAGCGTCGCCTGGATGGAGGACAGCGACGCGCACAACCTCAACGCCGAGTCCCTTAAGCTGCAGTACGAGCGGGTCAGGGACCGGACGTCGGCGGGCGGCACGTACAGCCTCGGCTCCCACGTCATGCAGTACGGCGACCTGGGCCTCAACGACCAGAGCCTCTTCGTCTACATCGGCACCAACCCTGCCAACGACAACGCCTCCTTCGTCCAGGGCTCCTCCTCGAGGCGGCTGCCGGGCGGCGGAGTGAACCAGCGGGACGCCGACCTCGTCCACTTCTGGCACAAGTACCGGAGGTCGGCGGAGGGGTCGGCCGAGAAAGGCGAGGCGCGGAGGCGGCTGGTGGAGACGATGGCGCGGCGGTCTCGCGTGGACAGCAGCGTGGAGCTCATCGGCGGCCTCCTCTTCGGCTCAGAGGAAGGTGCCAAGGTCCTCGACGCCGTGCGGCCGGCCGGGCAGCCTGTGGTGGATGACTGGGACTGCCTCAAGTCTGTGGTGCGGACGTTCCAGGAGCGGTGCGGGCCGCTGACGCAGTACGGGATGAAGCACATGCGCTCGCTCGCCAATCTCTGCAACGCCGGCGTCCGggaggaggccatggacaaggcTGCGGCTCAGGCGTGCGCTGCTAATCCTTCCTCCTTGTTCTGA